A single region of the Candidatus Methylomirabilota bacterium genome encodes:
- a CDS encoding TauD/TfdA family dioxygenase gives MVTTRVTPHFAAQFDGVDITRPLDEPAWKEVRAALDEHSVLVFRGQPLDDDTQTAFSRRFGSLEVT, from the coding sequence ATGGTAACAACCCGGGTCACCCCGCACTTCGCCGCCCAGTTCGACGGGGTCGACATCACCCGGCCGCTCGACGAGCCCGCCTGGAAGGAAGTCCGCGCCGCCCTCGACGAGCATTCCGTCCTCGTCTTCCGCGGACAGCCGCTCGACGACGACACGCAGACCGCCTTCAGCCGGCGCTTCGGCTCGCTCGAAGTCAC